CGCGCTTGACGTTGGTTATCTGCTTGGGGTTGGACAGCTGACCGGTCGCGTGCGAAAATCTGAGGTTGAACAGCTCCTGTTTGAGCTCGGTGAGCTTTTGTTGAAGCTCGTCGTCTCTTAACTCATGAACTTTCTCTTTCATTATTCGACCTCCTTGACTTCGCCGTTATCCGTAGCGACGTCCTCTTCCTTCTTGGCGATCTTGCAGCGCACGGGGAGCTTGTAGCTCGCAAGCCTCAACGCTTCGCGCGCGATAGGCTCGGCAACGCCCGCCATTTCGAACATGACCGTGCCCGGCTTAACGACCGCCGCCCAATATTCGGGCGCGCCCTTACCGCTACCCATACGGGTGTCGGCGGGTTTCTTGGAATACGGCTTGTGGGGGAAGATATTGATCCAAACCTTACCGCCACGCTTGGTGTAACGCGTCATCGCGACACGCGCCGCCTCTATCTGGTTAGAAGTAATTCTGCCGGGATCCTCGCTGACAAGCGCGAACTCGCCGTACGAAATCGTATTATTGCGAGCCGCTTTGCCCTTCATTCTGCCGCGCTGGACCCTGCGGTGTTTGACTTTGTTGGGACTTAACATTTATACGCCCTCCTTCGCTTCGGCGGCGTCGGTCTTAGCCGCGGGCTGCGGCGTTGCGCCGAGTACGTCGCCCTTATAGATCCACACTTTAACGCCGAGAACGCCGAACGTGGTACGCGCAATGGTGTAGCCGTAGTCGATGTCCGCACGAAGCGTTTGCAGCGGGATAGAGCCTTCCTGGTAATGCTCGGCGCGCGCGATTTCCGCACCGTCGAGACGACCGCCGACCTGAACCTTAACACCCTTCGCGCCCGCGTGCATAGCCTTAGACATAGCCTGCTTCATGGTGCGACGGAAGAACGCGCGCTTTTCGAGCTGAGCGGCAATGCTCTCTGCGAGAAGCTTGGCGTTGAGGTCGGGGTGCTTGACTTCGATAATATTGACGTAGATCTTCTTATCGCCGACAAGCTTTTCCAAATTCTTTTTGAGTTCGTCGAT
The window above is part of the Clostridiales bacterium genome. Proteins encoded here:
- the rpmC gene encoding 50S ribosomal protein L29 — translated: MKEKVHELRDDELQQKLTELKQELFNLRFSHATGQLSNPKQITNVKRDIARVKTVIRERELRANKEAK
- the rplP gene encoding 50S ribosomal protein L16, whose protein sequence is MLSPNKVKHRRVQRGRMKGKAARNNTISYGEFALVSEDPGRITSNQIEAARVAMTRYTKRGGKVWINIFPHKPYSKKPADTRMGSGKGAPEYWAAVVKPGTVMFEMAGVAEPIAREALRLASYKLPVRCKIAKKEEDVATDNGEVKEVE
- the rpsC gene encoding 30S ribosomal protein S3, whose product is MGQKVNPHGLRVGVIDKWNSQWYASKQEFASFVLEDHKIREHIENKYKSCGVSKVVIERPQGKVQVSIHAQFPGKIIGQKHVGIDELKKNLEKLVGDKKIYVNIIEVKHPDLNAKLLAESIAAQLEKRAFFRRTMKQAMSKAMHAGAKGVKVQVGGRLDGAEIARAEHYQEGSIPLQTLRADIDYGYTIARTTFGVLGVKVWIYKGDVLGATPQPAAKTDAAEAKEGV